Part of the Thermoanaerobaculia bacterium genome is shown below.
CGAGATCGACCCGCCATCGACGCCCTCCACGGGAAAGGAGACCTCCTCTCCCGGGCGCCTCAGCGCGATCACGTGGAGAAGCGGCAGGTAGTGATCGGGCGTGGGGACCGAGAGCGTTGCGTCGGGCCCGAGGCTTTCGTAGCCGACGAGCGGCGCGTCGTCGCCTTCGAGGAGATACCGCCGCGCCTGCTCTTCGAACCGCACCGCCCAGTCGAACGGCTCGGCCGGGTGGCGGCCCCACGCATAGGCGTGCAGGTTGTGGACGAGATTGCCGCTTCCGAGGACGAGCACCCCTTCGTCGCGCAGCGGCGCCAGGAGCTTGCCGAGCTCGTAGTGGAACTCCGGCGACTGCGTCTCGTCGATCGAGAGCTGGACGACGGGAACGTCCGCCTTCGGATACATGCGGCAGAGGACCGACCACGTGCCGTGGTCGAGGCCCCATCCCAAATCTCGCGCGACCGGGAGCGGCGAGAGGAGCGCGGCGACGCGCTCGGCGAGCGCCGGGGCTCCCGGCGCCGGGTAGCGGACCGCGAAGAGCTCGGGAGGGAAGCCGCCGAAATCGTGGATCGTGCGCGGCGACTCCATCGCGGTGACGGCCGTCTGCGGCACATACCAGTGAGCCGAGATCGCGAGCACCGCCTTCGGACGCGGGAGCCCCTTGCCGATCGCGGCCCACGCGCGGGTCCACGCGTTCTCCTCGATGGCGTTCATCGGGTTGCCGTGTCCGAAGAAAAAAACAGGCAGGCTGGCCACGGAGGGATCGTTTCGCCGGAGCAAAGCTATGTCAATAAGGAAGGCCACCATACGCCGAGTTGAAGCGGCAGAGCCGCTTAACTCGGCGGGTCTGATGCGCTCCTTTCACGCGCTGGACAGTGTGTTCGGAACCGAACCTGCGGGCAAGAACCGGAAAGCCCACTGACGAGGCGGGAGCGCAGAAGGCTGTCCGCCTTGCGCCGAGTTAAGCGGCGCGAAACGCGTCCGCTTCAACTCGGCGCCGGAGTCATCTCTCTTATACCATCCCGTCGCGATGACACCAGACCTGATCACCGCGTGCGTTTTCTGCGCGATGCAGCTCCTGCGGCCGGGACTCCCCTCCTCGCCCGGACTCTCGGCCGAGTTCGGGGCGTCCTACGCGACGCTCGCGCGCCGCGACGACAGCCGAACGGTCCTCCACAACGATTCTTCCGACGTGACGCCGAAGTTCCTGCTGGTCGGCATGGGGTCGTCCCGGGCGGCCGCCGGAGAGCTCGGCGCCGGCACCCCCGCCCGCGAGTGGTTCGCCAGGCTCGCGATCGCCAACTCCCACGACGAGGCGAGTCAGACTTTTCGCGTCCCGGACGCTGTCGTCGCGACCGGCTCCGGCCGGTACGAGAACTTCGACGCGGGAGTCCGGCTGCCGCTCGGGGAACGCGACTCCGTCGAGATCGCGGCGGCGCAGCGCGTCCACAAGATCGTCGACCTCGTCAACGTCGGCGGATCGAAGTTCCAGTTCTCCGAGGAGCGCGACCTCTTCGCCCAGCGCGTGGACATTTCGGCGGGATGGCGCCACCGGTTCCGGAACGCCGAGATCGCCGCGGCGTGGCGCGCGATCCGGCCCGAGGGGAAGTACAACACCGCGTACGTCTACCGGCAGGGGAAGAGCTGGCTGCAGGGCGGAGAGATCGAGGGACGCTGGCGGCGGGGATCGCTGGCGCTCGGCGCCTCGGTCGAAGCCGCTTCGACGGACATGGGCGTCCACGAGCAGCGGGTCCCCGATTTCGCGCACGTCTCGTACTCGGAGCGCGCGACGCTCTCCGCCGCGTCGATCTTCGCGACGAAGACCTGGGGCGGCACCGACCTCTATTTCTCGATCGGGGCGGACCGTTCGCGGCTGCCGTTCGTGGCGATGGCGGTGCTCGGCGAGGAGACGCGGTATTTCGACGAGGGCTACCGCCCGGTGTCGCGGACGCGGGAAGTCGTCTGGGACCTCGCGGCGCGCCGCCGCATCGCGCCCGGCGTCCACCTGCGCGCCTACCTCCGCGTGATCCAGGGAGGCGAAACCGTCTCGCTCGCCGATCCGTCGGGAGCGCTGCCTCCCGTCGAGCTTCGCGTCCGCCGGGGCGGCCATTTTCCGATCACGCAGTTCACGCTGGGGGGCGGAGCGGACTTCTCGATCGGGAGGACGCGAGGCTCGGATTGAGTGTTCCCCGCTCACGGCGGTGAGCGGGGAACACTCATCGCGCCGAAGCTCCGCAGGAGCGAAGGCGGATGCGAGCAGATCCTTCGCTGCGCTCAGGATGAGCCTTGCGCGCGCACGTCCGTGCGCGCTCCAGGCTCACTTCTTCTTGGGGGCCGGGCGATCGCCGCGATCGCCTTCACCGTGTTTGGCGACCGTCGACGAATGCTGGCGCCGGTCCTGCGAGAGCGACTTTCCGACGTCGACGACGTCCGAAAACTGCCCTTTGTCGTCGCGCCGGACGTAGCGCTTGTCTCCGGCGTGCGGCTCGATCAACTCTCTTTTTCCCGCCATGAAAAATCCCCCTAGCAACTATGGACAGGCCGTCGGCGTGAAGCTGCCCACCCCGTATGCGGGCGCCGACGGATTCGGGTTCGAGAAATCGAGGACCTCGGCGAGGTTGCGGGCCTCGGCGTCGCGCACGGAGAGCGGTCGCAGGTGGAACCGCCACTCGATCATCTTCAGGACCGAGGTGTGATCGTAGACGTTCGAGCCGACCCACCCGCGCCGCGACCACGGCGAGATGACGAGCGCCGGAACTCGGAACCCCCTCTGCGTGAAGGCCGGATCCACGTCGTCGGCGACCGGCGGCGGCACGTGGTCGAAAAACCCGCCCCACTCGTCGAAGTTCACGACGAGCACGGTCGAGGACCATTCGGGACTCGCGATGATCGCCTCGTACGTGCGGTCCAGGAACGACTCCCCCGCCCGGATGTCGCCGTGCGGATGATCGTCGGCGGAAGTGCCGCTCGATTCGCCCTGGAACGGCGGATCGACGAACG
Proteins encoded:
- the ygiD gene encoding 4,5-DOPA dioxygenase extradiol, whose amino-acid sequence is MPVFFFGHGNPMNAIEENAWTRAWAAIGKGLPRPKAVLAISAHWYVPQTAVTAMESPRTIHDFGGFPPELFAVRYPAPGAPALAERVAALLSPLPVARDLGWGLDHGTWSVLCRMYPKADVPVVQLSIDETQSPEFHYELGKLLAPLRDEGVLVLGSGNLVHNLHAYAWGRHPAEPFDWAVRFEEQARRYLLEGDDAPLVGYESLGPDATLSVPTPDHYLPLLHVIALRRPGEEVSFPVEGVDGGSIS